One window from the genome of Desulfurobacterium indicum encodes:
- a CDS encoding metalloprotease, which translates to MLLVALAGPAANFISALLFLILLKILTPLMIPQSIKLPLEIFFTWGTFINIGFGIFNLLPIPPLDGYRILEYFLPLETLMKIKKYEPYGMLILIAIIILPPFTSVFISMINGVSMLMAKIVGINLF; encoded by the coding sequence ATGTTGCTTGTCGCACTCGCCGGTCCTGCCGCAAATTTTATAAGTGCACTTTTATTCTTGATACTCCTTAAAATACTAACACCTCTGATGATTCCTCAATCAATAAAACTACCACTTGAAATTTTTTTCACATGGGGAACCTTCATAAACATAGGATTTGGGATATTTAACCTGCTTCCAATTCCTCCATTGGACGGATACAGAATACTAGAATATTTTCTGCCTCTTGAAACACTTATGAAAATTAAAAAATACGAACCATACGGCATGCTGATACTTATAGCCATAATAATACTTCCACCATTTACATCCGTTTTCATATCAATGATAAATGGAGTAAGTATGTTAATGGCAAAAATCGTAGGAATAAATCTTTTTTAG
- a CDS encoding TIGR00296 family protein, translated as MNLLDIEKGAFLVKVARLTVETLLTKGTKLPVPQNTPEELFEKRGVFVTIKTYPYNQLRGCIGFPESVMPLIEATIDAAISAATRDPRFPPMTPEELDNVIFEVTVLTPPELIEAPPEKLPEMIKVGRDGLIVRCGFASGLLLPQVPVEWGWDEKEFLSQTCIKAGMPPDCWKSPYCKIYRFQGQIFKEIEPYGEIVEENI; from the coding sequence ATGAATTTACTGGATATAGAAAAAGGAGCATTTCTGGTAAAAGTTGCAAGACTTACCGTCGAAACGCTACTGACAAAAGGAACAAAACTTCCCGTTCCTCAAAATACACCTGAAGAACTCTTTGAAAAAAGAGGTGTCTTTGTAACAATCAAAACCTATCCATACAACCAACTGAGAGGATGTATAGGATTTCCGGAATCTGTAATGCCCCTGATAGAAGCAACAATTGACGCTGCAATATCAGCAGCAACAAGAGATCCCAGATTTCCTCCCATGACACCTGAAGAACTGGATAACGTTATATTTGAAGTTACCGTTCTTACACCACCGGAACTTATAGAAGCACCACCGGAAAAACTGCCAGAAATGATAAAAGTTGGAAGAGACGGCCTTATCGTCAGATGCGGATTTGCAAGCGGCCTTTTACTGCCACAAGTGCCGGTAGAGTGGGGATGGGACGAAAAAGAATTTTTGTCACAAACATGTATAAAAGCCGGAATGCCTCCAGACTGCTGGAAAAGCCCATACTGCAAAATCTATAGATTTCAAGGGCAGATCTTCAAAGAGATTGAGCCATACGGAGAAATTGTTGAAGAAAACATATAA
- a CDS encoding serpin family protein → MKKVITALMLASALLCFHAKAKTFNFKKSVNNFTIKLFNVTNRNKNIILSPYSIYLAFGPIYEGAAEKTEEELKIGFEYPEKCKLRETVLKELKEKIKTPLKIFNGLYVERRYNFLKSYINIVKTYYLSEVKKVDFIDTKKRYLAIKLINNDVKSATKGKIKNLIHSDDVNRLTRLININAIYFKDSWKKPFNKNNTKKRPFFIGNKTIFVPTMETTGYFNIHESQDVKAVSIPYRSGFEMTIILPQKNFNLTLENYRKIKRAMKKKFIKLYLPKFHIKERLYLKRYLVKLHVVLPFTMKADFKNMDGTKNLYIQKAIHQTFIDVNENGTEAAAATAVIVGLKCIPPEPEKVFRVDRPFIFTISDRKGTILFIGSVKNPEGQK, encoded by the coding sequence ATGAAAAAAGTTATAACCGCGTTGATGCTAGCATCGGCGCTTCTTTGCTTTCATGCAAAAGCCAAAACTTTTAACTTTAAAAAATCCGTAAACAACTTCACAATCAAGCTCTTCAACGTAACAAACAGAAATAAAAACATTATATTATCCCCTTACAGTATATATCTTGCGTTTGGTCCCATATATGAGGGAGCCGCTGAAAAAACAGAGGAAGAATTGAAAATCGGTTTTGAATATCCAGAAAAGTGCAAACTCAGAGAAACAGTGCTAAAAGAACTTAAAGAGAAAATAAAAACACCCCTTAAAATTTTCAACGGCCTCTATGTTGAAAGAAGGTACAATTTTCTTAAAAGCTACATAAACATCGTAAAAACTTACTATCTATCAGAGGTTAAAAAGGTTGACTTCATAGATACTAAAAAGAGATATCTGGCTATAAAGCTTATAAACAACGACGTGAAAAGTGCAACAAAAGGAAAGATAAAAAATCTCATACACTCAGACGATGTCAACAGGCTTACAAGGCTCATAAACATTAACGCCATCTACTTTAAAGACAGCTGGAAGAAACCTTTCAACAAAAACAACACGAAAAAAAGGCCATTTTTTATCGGTAACAAAACAATTTTTGTTCCAACGATGGAAACAACCGGTTACTTCAATATACACGAATCCCAAGATGTAAAAGCCGTTTCAATACCGTACAGAAGCGGATTTGAGATGACAATTATCCTTCCTCAAAAAAATTTCAATCTAACGTTGGAAAACTACAGAAAAATAAAAAGAGCAATGAAAAAGAAATTTATTAAACTCTATCTTCCAAAGTTTCACATAAAAGAGAGACTTTACCTGAAAAGATACCTTGTAAAACTTCACGTAGTACTACCCTTCACAATGAAAGCGGACTTTAAAAATATGGATGGAACAAAAAATCTTTACATCCAGAAAGCAATCCACCAGACGTTCATAGACGTTAACGAAAATGGAACAGAAGCAGCCGCAGCAACAGCCGTAATTGTTGGATTAAAATGCATTCCACCAGAGCCAGAAAAAGTGTTCAGAGTAGATAGACCCTTCATATTCACCATAAGTGACCGAAAAGGCACTATTTTATTTATAGGAAGCGTTAAAAATCCGGAGGGACAAAAATGA
- the rseP gene encoding RIP metalloprotease RseP produces the protein MITLLAFIVALGILITIHEAGHFAAAKFFDVEVETFSIGFGPPILKKKIGETEYVIAVIPLGGYVKMAGENPDEPVKSERDFYAKPPWQRIIIALAGPLMNLILAVFLFSTVYTIGRYIPTYRIEAPKVGFAPLNSTLRQGDIIEKVNGKKVETWEDFEKIVTLNPDKTLKLFIKRNGKEITVNVKTERDNETGTGFINVIPAIKPIVGQVAKNSPAEKAGLKKGDIILKIDEKEIKSWEDVVNIIKSSNGKVLTITVLRNGKRINLKVKPKYSKEYKKYIIGIIPKIDQTFVRYPFPESVKMGFKEFISQSALFFTFLKKLLTGGASVKSLGGPIMIAQVAGRAAKAGLSSFLYFMAFISLQLGYFNLIPLPVLDGGLILMFLIEWIRGKPLSVEFRERFQQIGFAILGFLMVLVFYNDIMRLFH, from the coding sequence ATGATAACCCTTTTGGCATTTATTGTAGCGTTAGGTATTTTAATAACCATACACGAAGCAGGACATTTTGCTGCTGCAAAATTTTTTGATGTAGAAGTCGAAACATTCTCAATAGGATTTGGACCACCAATACTGAAGAAAAAAATAGGCGAAACAGAATATGTCATCGCAGTCATTCCTTTGGGTGGCTACGTAAAGATGGCCGGTGAAAACCCGGACGAACCGGTTAAAAGTGAACGTGACTTTTATGCTAAACCACCATGGCAGAGAATAATAATCGCTCTTGCAGGACCTTTAATGAATCTTATTCTTGCAGTATTTCTCTTTTCGACCGTTTACACAATCGGAAGATATATTCCAACATACCGCATAGAAGCTCCGAAAGTCGGATTTGCCCCGTTAAACTCAACTCTAAGACAGGGGGACATAATAGAAAAGGTTAACGGAAAAAAGGTAGAAACTTGGGAAGACTTTGAAAAAATAGTTACATTAAATCCAGACAAAACCTTAAAACTCTTTATAAAAAGGAACGGGAAAGAAATAACGGTAAATGTAAAAACTGAAAGGGATAATGAAACAGGCACTGGATTCATAAACGTTATTCCAGCAATCAAACCAATCGTGGGACAGGTGGCAAAGAACAGTCCCGCGGAAAAAGCAGGACTTAAAAAAGGCGATATAATCTTGAAAATAGACGAAAAAGAGATTAAAAGCTGGGAAGATGTCGTAAACATAATAAAATCAAGCAATGGGAAAGTCTTAACAATAACAGTTCTTAGAAATGGTAAAAGAATTAACCTGAAAGTAAAACCAAAATACAGCAAAGAATACAAAAAATATATAATAGGTATTATTCCCAAAATAGATCAAACATTCGTTCGCTACCCCTTTCCCGAATCGGTAAAAATGGGATTTAAGGAATTTATTTCACAATCAGCACTATTTTTCACCTTCCTTAAAAAACTTCTCACAGGAGGAGCTTCTGTTAAAAGCCTTGGTGGTCCAATAATGATAGCTCAGGTTGCAGGAAGAGCCGCAAAAGCAGGCCTATCAAGCTTCTTATACTTCATGGCATTTATAAGTCTTCAGCTCGGATATTTTAACTTGATACCACTTCCGGTACTTGATGGTGGACTTATTCTTATGTTCCTTATAGAATGGATAAGAGGAAAACCTTTATCCGTAGAATTCAGAGAAAGGTTTCAACAAATAGGTTTTGCCATTTTAGGATTTCTGATGGTTCTCGTATTCTATAATGACATTATGAGACTATTTCATTAA